The DNA region cagcatctttgccaagaaaaccccaaatggggtcatggaaagtcagacacgactgaaaaatgacctaaCAACAAAACTGCCTTCTTCACATTTACCACCTCTCCAGTACTAAAACAGGGCTCTACCCCTGGTAAgtactcaacaaatgcttgttgaatgaatcagATGTTGAGTTGTTCTTCATCTCCATTAAGGCTGAACAAGATGAACTGGACTTACTctagtcaatcaattaataaacctttattaaacacctattatgtgccaggcactgcattaagtTTGGGGatgtaaaaaggcaaaagacagtctttgctctcaaggatctcaacAATCTAATCTTATGCTGCAGCAGGAGAAGttatagaatcatggatttagaccCTGAGGCTTGGGTGGGGGAGGTTcaatggcttgtccagggtcatgcagctgatatgcatctgtggcaggatttgaatttaagacTTCCTTTctgcaagcccagcactctatccaccatgtcatTAAGTTGGCTGTAACATCACAGACATGAATTTCCCTGAGAGTGAAGAGTATTAGCTAATGGACTGTCAGAAAATGTCTGGACTCACCTTCTTTGAGGTGTTGAAAGCCAACACAAATTCTTATCTGCCTAGGAGGTTTAGGTACGTGTCGGCCTTCCTAAAAACAGGGGGATGAGCTGGATACTTTCTCATGATCCCTTCTAACCCTATAAGTTCAGGAGTCTTGGGAGTGAGTGGGTTATTCCTTACACTCACATAACCAGCTTTTATCATGCATCATGGTTAAATCCAGCCTGTCTCGCCTCTCCAGGCCCGGCTGAGTTGTGCTGGTTGCTTGAAAAGGATAAAGGGTCGTCTTTATGGTTCTGCTGTTAtgtttctctcctttgatccctGGGGCAGCTGACACATTTTTACATGGAGATTGCATCCCCTGACTCTGTGCTGAGAGCCAAACATTCAGTGAAAGTGAAGCGGGAGACCAGTGACAGAGCCCTCTCTGGCAGACCTCCAAGGGCCATTTGGGAAGTACAAGAGTTCCAGACCCACCTACTGAAATGCTCTGACCATAAAGGGGTGGAAAGGAGACTATCTGAGGGGAACCAGAATAAAATCACAGAGGGTCTAGGAAGGACACTGTGAGAAAGAATGGTCTCATATATTTCTGGTGACTGGAGAGAGTTACTATGCTTAATGGAAAACACAAATATTCATGCTAAAATGGCTAATACCAGAGGACATATTACAAGAAACATCTGGTGTAGGCTGGGGGCCAGTTAAGCAAACTCATCAGCGGTGGTTCTAATTTAGATCTACTCTGAGTTTTCTGGGCTTGATGGACACCTATGGCCTGGAGCTACTTGCTTGACCTTGCTGAGACCAATAACAGCTAGCgtttatacagagctttaagatttgcaaagcactttacaaatattatgtaattttgtcctcccaacaaccctaggaggtaaatgttgtgattttccccattttacacataaggaaactgaggtaggcagatgTTATTTGACTTGCTGACTTAAAAGTCTTATAAATTGCTGATTTTGTCACTGTAgcttgtgtgtgcatgtacacattgTGAATGGCAGGGAATCTCAGAATTATTAAGTATTTTTCACAAGTCCTGATAAAATGCTAGGAACAGATTGGTACAGGGGAACCAAGGGTTGGATACCATATCTGCCACCTTTCTCCTTATGTGACTTTTATCAAGCATTTAACCTCACTTGGCCAGTTACTTCATgcgtaaaatgaggggattaaaaTAGAAAAGCTCTTAGGgccctttgagttctaaatctatgattttatgaaataaCTTCCCCATTCCTctccactttataaatgaggaagctgccCTAAGACTCTACAGTGAGTTAGTTGAAAGATTAGTACCTATGGGGATATATTGTTTTTCAATAAGTTCCCAAATGTACATGAATAAGAAAAGATGGTGTATATTTTAGATGGTGTCATGAAGGTCCTCATTTTCTAGGACAATgacgtcaaactcaaatagaaatgggccaCATATTGGcttaggaaaccacaaattaacactaTTTATGCTGTATTAtagtttacttattttgtttaaaatttcccAATTGCGGGAGGCTGCCAGGAGGAACCCCGAGCTGTCCATCCCCGGTCCCAGTCCCGGCCCCGCAGCGGCGGCGGCGCGGCGGCGGCCTCAGCCTCGCCCCGGCTGGCCGTGCGTGCGTGCCCGCCTCCGCTCCCCGGTCGGCTGCAGGGTTGGAGACAACAGCAATTTTGATGTCTTGTCAAGCTTGTTAAAACAACATTCTGTGCATAGAAGATGCAGAACTGAGCTTCAGAGACATTCAGTGATGGGCCCCTGATCACCCAACTAGAAAGGGTCAAAGATTCTTCCTGGGATACTTCCCTAACCAAAGATGGCAGCCAATAAACCCAAGGGCCAGAATTCTTTGGCTTTACACAAAGTCATCATGGTGGGCAGTGGTGGTGTGGGGAAATCCAAATCCGCTTTGACCCTACAGTTTATGTATGACGAGTTTGTAGAAGATTATGAGCCGACCAAAGCCGACAGCTACCGGAAAAAGGTCGTTCTGGATGGGGAAGAGGTCCAGATCGATATCCTCGACACTGCTGGGCAGGAGGAGTATGCGGCCATCAGGGACAACTACTTCCTAAGCGGGGAGGGctttctctgtgtcttctctATAACAGAGCTGGAATCTTTCGCAGCAACTGCTGACTTCAGGGAGCAGATTTTAAGAGTCAAGGAAGATGAGAACGTTCCCTTTCTTCTAGTCGGTAACAAGTCAGATTTAGAAGATAAAAGACAAGTTTCTGTAGAAGATGCAAAAAACCGAGCTGACCAGTGGAATGTGAACTACGTAGAGACCTCAGCCAAAACTCGGGCTAACGTTGATAAGGTATTTTTTGATTTAATGAGGGAAATTCGAGCTCGGAAGGTGGAAGACAGCaaagagaagaatgggaagaagaagaggaaaagcttGGCCAAGCGGATCAGAGAGAGATGCTGCATTTTATAATCCAGGCCCAAACTTCCTCCTTATCTTGACCACACTAATAAACATGATTTATAagcattgcaaaaaaaaaaaaaaaaaacaattcccaattgcattttaatctggttaattGTATTTCATTATATAACAGTTATATAATTAGTTATATCTGATGCTCTAGATGGAGATGCTCCGTGGGCATGGAATTAAACTGTGCTCAGATCAATGCTGACATTATAATAGGAGAGGTCACTATACTCCTACCCTGGATCTAAACAAAAGCTGGATTTATTTTTTCACACTCTGTTCCTTACTTTCATGAGAGAGACCAAGAAGCACTAAACaacctgatatatatatatatatatatatatatatatatatatatgcatatatatatgcatatatatatatgcatatatatatgcatatatatatgcatatatatatgcatatatatatgcatatatatatgcatatatatatatatgaattttcaTCATAATCATCTAAAGTGGAGTAGGATGCTAGTGTCTGCCTGAGCTCCTACTACACTTTCTACATCTTCAGCAGTAGGGATTGACCATGCACTAATTAGGGCACTGAAACCTGTACTCTGCCCAAGGTGCTGAATTTTGTTGAATTTAGAGGGTATTGGCAGTATTTGTCCTTCAGCaatatagaaacaaaagacaacatttagatatatatatttttttaaaaaacaggaagGTTAAAACAGGTTAAAACAGTAAAATATgtaaagtttctttttaaaaaaaagttaaaataatttaaatggtGCACTAGGGTAAGTTTTTCCCATTCCtacactgctctctccaaggtagCCTGATGCTGATGTCTCAAGGTATGTGTCCCCTATACTGGGTATCATCTGGCCCCTTTCTCCCACTTCTGGCCCATATAAGATGTTGCTAGCCCCAGGTGCAACACTTCCTAGTTTTAGCTATGCTGATTGGTGCTCATATTAATCTTACATTGCCTTCTAAATCAGATGATTAAATTGTGCCCAATATTATTTTGGGGTCATGTATTTTACTGTAGTTGAATTATCTGAAATCTGTGACCTGTATTTAGTAGCTCAGAATATCCAGTCAAACAGAATATCCTGTTTCTCGATCATTCTGGATAAATGGCAGTTTACTATAATATATTTGAAATTCACTACAACCAAAACAGACACCCAGAGAAGAAAAGCTGGACTGTGGGTGTCTGTCTTGTTAGTGACTTTTGACATTTGGGTCAATTGAAATCATTTCCTCTGAGGCTTATAACTTGGTGACTGTGGTCCAGAAATTCCCACTACAGAATAACCTATGTGCCAGTTTCTACTAATTAGGAGGGTGTGTCTGCTGTACTTGGAAATGTCATTTGTCTGAAcctactgatttaaaaaaaaaaaaacctgcctctTCTGACAGTTGCTGCAAACCAGATTCTGCAAACACTCACTTGGACCCCGATAATAGAGTACATCCATGACTCATGAAATACAGAATAAGGATATTTGCCTGATTAAATATGGAGCTTCTGAAATGAGTTGTTCAGTGAACATAACAACTCTTGAGAAATGCCTTCCTCTGTTTTGCAATACCATGCCAGAAAATAATATAGCTTCCATTTATATAACTCCTTGTAAGGGTCTttcacaaacatctcatttgattctctcagtGATGCTTTGATGTCAATAGAGAAGGCATTATTGTAGgcctattttatagattaaaaagaaCTTGAACCTCAAAgatggtcatgcagctaataaacAGTGGCAGAGTCTGGGCTCAAATCTAGATCTTCCTAATGGAATGGAAATGACCTTGCATTTGGAGATGGAGAGCCTGGCCTTGAATCTCAGCTTTTTGACTTAAATCCTGTTTGACTTGAAACAATCTCTCAGAGTTTCTATCACCAATTCTAGTACTCTCTTTACTCTACCACACTGCCTATCATACCTGTCTTTTAAAAAGAGCTTTTGTTCTGAAGGTAAAATTGAATGTACTTTCACTTAGTGGTTTTGACCTCCAGATGGAGAAATATGATCACAAGAGTTAATCATTTTAAATCTCAGCTTCTCTAAGATAGGCCAGATGTGACTGGACAGATTTATAGAGTGTGAAATCCAGAACAGATTAGAATAGCAGTTTTGTGTTCATTCCCAAACATCCTAAATCAGCACCCCCTGACTGGACCACAGCAATCTCTGACTGTTCTAGTGAGAAGGTTACCATGGCAACTGAGTTGTAAGCTTAGCCAACAGAAGCCGAATCCAAACACAATAAACTAGGATGGTTGCATACAGGGCAACTTGCCAAATCTGTTTCTACACAGGTACAGTGAAGCATCAGAGCTGTGAGATTATCAGCTGCAGCTCTAGCAAGCCTCTTCCCAGGCCAATGCAAAACACCACCCATTGTTTGACTTCAGTGACTGTGGAAAATAAGCACTAGGGGATAGGTGCACACATCAGGGCTGCTGCCCCATTGCCCCTAGACAGTTCACTGCAGTCCAAACTCCAGAAGTCAATTCTATGGTGGGTAGTGCCACCTGGTGTCCACTTAGCTGTTGGTTTACGTATTATATGGATTGTGAAGAAGGTAGCAGGCACTCTGTCACCAAGACATAGTAGACACAGTCTTCACCTATTCTGTGATTCTCAACCTTGAGTGATAGAGTTAACAGAATGTCAGAATGGATAGAATGTcagaatggatagaatgctgaagatctgccccagacacttaatagctgtgtgactctgggcaaattatttgacctttcatttcctcatctgtaaaatggggataatgaataacccctacctctcagggatgttgtgagaatcaattaACATACGTAACGTACTTCGTAAATTTAAAGCATTCtattaatgctagctatttttgAGGCTCTGTGAGTCTCCATTTGTCATTAGTAAAATGGTCACAGTAACATTTATAGTGTtttcctcacagggctgttgtaagatcCAATGTATAGGAAAGTCTTGCAAACTATATCAATGCCATATAGATTTCAATGATTGTTACTATTACCTGAAGTCATTATTAAAATGGGCATCTCCTGGATATGTGAGCTGAGAGAGCAAAATAGACCAAACATTTAAGAGTTAGGTCAGGAGAATTCCCATAGTTTGATGGTACCAGAGGAAAACAAAGAGCAAGACATTCTGAGTCAAAGCAGGTGAGGGTtgtcaaagaaaagtaaaaaacacCCAGGATCCTAACCCTGAAAAGGGGTCCCCGTGGCTGctatgggggaagagaaggaagttcatggttttttaataaaaatgtttcaaagaaaTAGCAATAAAGCTCTAATTGCCATTCATCACCTTTAGCATAAATGATCATATAAAATAGAAAAGGGCTTGAGATATTCCACGTAGTGGTTCACTTTTCTCAGGCAGCCTGAAGGCAGTCAGACATTTGGCACATCTCCTTCAGCCCACCCTCCCCCTTGAAAAGCCAGCCTCAAGTTCAGTTTTGCCTGGGGAGCAGGGTatgggaggtggaagggaggagcTGGGTGAAGAAGGCCTGAATTGTGGTCCAGTCCAGACATGTGCAATGATCATGTCATGTTTCTGTATTTCTCCTCCAGGGTTTGAATTTTTTGAAACAAGTGCCAAGGACAACATAAATGTCAAGCAGACATTTGAGCGCCTGGTGGATATCATCTGTGACAAAATGTCAGAGAGTTTGGAGACAGATCCTGCCATTGCTGCTGGAAAACAGAATACAAGACTCAAAGAATCCCCGCCACCACAGCAGCCCAACTGTGGCTGTTAATGGAGTCACTGGCCAAGGCAGCCCTAGTGCGTTCTATTGCCAAAAAAGAGCATCCATAAATGGTCTATTAGCCTTTATTTATATTGTCTATTAATTTATTTGAGGGAAGTCTTTAATGTCAATGGGTGATATGTGCATACAGCTCTTTGGAAATTTTCTGTGTCAATATATGGCAAATATGTGATCTTAAATTTGTAAGGATTATCCATTTATCAACCTCTGATATCTGCATGTGAatagttgtttgtcttttgagtttttacttttttttaaagattatgcTAAATTCATCTAGTGCCATGACCTCAGACTATAATTTTACTGCTACTTCTGATTGCTTCATCAAATTCAAATTATGCTGCTTGTGATCATTCTGTGGGGCAATGATAAAGTATccttgttgggggtggggaagagggagtagAAAAGAAGGCAACAAAGATTCTGTGTTGTGTTTGCTTTCTTCTGACTTAAAATCAATTCTGAAATATTACTGGTAATTAAGGAAACAGTCATTGGGGCTGGTTAGCTTACATATTAAGTCACATGTCCATTTTTCACTGGTATTAAAACTAAGAGGAATATTGAttctaaagaaatacaaatattatttccataACCCTCAGGTGTTGTATGAGGTTCAATGGTTAACCTGGCAGAAAATTGGATTTAAGCATCTGTTTGTTTCTTGCTGTTGTCAAAACAACAACCAGTACtacaacaaaatgaaacaagcCACCTTTGCTTAAAATGAGGCTAAACCGTGGCAGCTGTTTCTACTGATTTTATGCATTAATCTGAATGTTTGGGTCACGGGGAAATGGAGACGTAATTAGAGAATTCCATAGCTC from Trichosurus vulpecula isolate mTriVul1 chromosome 1, mTriVul1.pri, whole genome shotgun sequence includes:
- the LOC118833551 gene encoding ras-related protein Ral-A-like yields the protein MAANKPKGQNSLALHKVIMVGSGGVGKSKSALTLQFMYDEFVEDYEPTKADSYRKKVVLDGEEVQIDILDTAGQEEYAAIRDNYFLSGEGFLCVFSITELESFAATADFREQILRVKEDENVPFLLVGNKSDLEDKRQVSVEDAKNRADQWNVNYVETSAKTRANVDKVFFDLMREIRARKVEDSKEKNGKKKRKSLAKRIRERCCIL
- the LOC118839399 gene encoding ras-related protein Rab-3C; translated protein: MPIRSTQIKTYSWDNAQVILVGNKCDMEDERVISTERGKHLGEQLGFEFFETSAKDNINVKQTFERLVDIICDKMSESLETDPAIAAGKQNTRLKESPPPQQPNCGC